A region of the Acidobacteriota bacterium genome:
TCATCAACGCGACCGAAGCGGTCGAAGAAGGAGGCGTGGTGACGGTGGCGACCGGCGAGGAACGACTGGATCGCGAGCTGCTGAAGCGCATGACGTTCGGCGCCGACGTCGAGCCGGGCCGCTACGTGTTCATCGACGTGGTGGACAACGGCGCCGGCATGAGCGAGCACACGCTGGCGCGGATGTTCGATCCGTTCTTCTCGACCAAGGATCAGGGGCGCGGCCTCGGCATGGCCGCGGTGCGGGGCATTGTCGGCAGCCACCACGCCGCGCTGCGGGTGACGTCGGCCCAGGGTCAGGGCACGCGGTTCAGGGTCTGGTTCCCCCTGGTCGTGTCGAGCCACTCGACCAGGCCGGCAAAGGAACTGACCCGCGGGCAGTCGACGCCGCCGTAAAGACCGGCCATGTCGAACAAGACCGCGTCGCGCAGGCCGGCGCGGCGCGCGCCGATTACGTCCACGTGATAGAGGTCGCCAACGTGCACGGTGCGCCCGGGTTCGGCGCGCGCCTGCTGGAGCGCCAGGTGAAACAGCTGCGGGTCGGGCTTCTCAACGCCCCATTCATGTGAATCGAGCAGGTGGTCGAACCAGCGCGTGAGCTGCAGGCGGTCGAACAGGTGACGCAGGCGGCCGTTCGCGTTCGAGACCACGACCAGGCGCAGGCCGCGCTCGCGCAGCGCCGCCAACGCCGGCTCGACATCGGGTTCGACGTGCTCCCAGAGGTTTTCGGCCTTGTGGTACTCGCGCAACTCGGCGAGGGCGGCGTCGGTGGCGGCGCTCTGTGTCACGCCGGCATGCTGCAACACCAGGTTGAAGTAGAGCCAGCCGCGGGAGCGATCGTCGGTGGCGGCAATCACTGACGCCTGGTCAAGCTCGTGGGTGGCGCGTTGTTCGGCGGCGGCGAGCGCGGCTGCGGTCACCGGCGCGCCGTAACCCACCAGGGCCGCGGCCACGCGGGTCCACGACGGATGGCACAGCACGCCGCCCGCGTCGAGAAAGACGGTGTCGATCACCGGCCACCGCCGCTGATGATGCGGTTGACATCACCCTTGACCGACGACAGGTCCAGCGGCGGCTGCTCGCTGGCCGGTGGCAGCCAATGCTGGTACTCCACGAGCGGCCGGTCGTCGGTAAGCACCGGACCCGGACCAATCAAGGCCTGCATCTCCACGGCGCTCGCCGTGTACCAGCTGCGCAGCGCGGCAAAGCTGGTGAGGCCGACGGCGTCGAGCGCGGCGCGCGTCTCGGCCGTGGACCGCAAGCGCTCGAACCGGTCCGGGGCAATCGTCAGCGGCGTGCGCGAGCCGATCATGAAGTTGCCGTCGTACCAGAGCGTGGCGTCGGGAAACACGGCCAGGAACGTCCGCATGATCAGGCCGTACTCGATCGACGGGCGATGACCAATCCACTGGAGCACGAGGCCGTCATCGGTGAGCGCACTGCGGACCAGCTCGAAGTACTCACGCGAATACACGTGACCGGCGCCGGCGTGGCCGGGCTGGATGATGTCGGCGGTAATGACATCGAAGCGGCGGTTGGTCAGCGACAGGAAGTTGCGGCCGTCATCGATGCGAATCGTGACGTTGGGGCGCTCGAGCAGGTCGTAGTTGACGTGCGCGAAGAACGGCGCCGCGCGCCGCACGCTTTCCGACAACTCGACGACCAGCACCTCGGCTTCGGGGTACTGGCTGACCGCGCCCGGCGTGGCGCCGCCGCCCATGCCCACCACCAGGACGTCGCGGGGCGAGCCGTGCAGGACCATGGGCAGATGCCCGATGGCCCGGTGCAATTCCACCATTGGCGGCTGGTCGTTGGCCTGGTGCAGGCCGTCCAGGTACAGCACCCGCTGGAACAGGTTCGCGCGCACGCTGACGGCGGTCTGCGGGCCCTCGTCGCGCCACAACTCGCTCATCGTATTGCCGTAGCGGCGGTCGATCGCCACCGTGAACGGATCGGCCATCCCCCTGGCCACCGGTACGAACGCGATCACGATCAGGGCCACCGCAAGGAGGGCCCCTCGGCCACCGCGGGCCGCCACCATCAACCCGCTGGCGACGAACAACGCGGCCATGGCGATGAGCGCCTGTTGGGCACCGAGCCAGGGCAGCAGCAGGAACCCGGCCGCCAGCGAGCCGGCAATCGCGCCGGCCACGTTCAGCGCGTACATTACGCCGACACGCCGCCCGATTGCGGCGCGGTCGTGACCACCTGCCGCTTTACCAGTGGCGAGGCCGAGGGCCAAGGGGAAGCCGACGCCCATGGCGATCGCCGCCGGCAGGATCGCGATCAGCACCGCCGCCCACAGGCCGGTCGTCTTCCAGCCCGCGGCGATGGTCCACAGCAGGAAGCTCATCGACGCGACGGTGGCGAGCCCGGTGGCCGCCTGTACCACGGCCAGCCACATCGTCGCCCTCGCACCCGTCCGCAGGATGCGCGCGGCCAGGAAGCCGCCCATCGCAATGCCGAACAACACGGTCGCCAGCATCGCGGTAAAGGCCTCGGTGGTGGCCACCACGAACTGCAGCATCAGCCGGAACCAGAGAATCTCGAGACCAAGTGACGCAAAGCCGGAGATGGCCACAACGGCAGCGAGCAGGAGGGGCACGCGCGCGAGGGCCGGCGACGCCTGGGCCTCACTGGCGGTCTCTGGACGCCATGCGGGACCGTGCCCACGGCCGGCCCACAAGGCCAGTATGCCTACCGCAATGTTCACGGCCGCCGCGGTCATGAAGGCGCGCTGGACGCCGATGGCCGGTATCAACAGGAAGCCCGTGAGCACGGTGCCGACCATGGCGCCGGTCGTGTTGACCGCGTAGAGCAGGCTGATGCGCGAGGCGATCGGCGCGTTCGTCGCCGCCACCGAGGCGCTTAACAGCGGCAGCGTCATACCCATCAGCGCCGTGGGCACCACGAGGATTGCCAACGAGGAGGCCAGGCGCGCGACGGTCAACAGCCCCAGCGATTCCGGGGCGGCGGCCTGGAGCGCGCCGTACAGAGCCGAAGCTGCGCTCAGCAGGTACGGCGATGCGAAACCGGTGACGCCAATCAGGATCTCGGCGGCGCCGAAGGCCAGGAGCGGCGGGATGCGCCGGCGCAGGACGTACCCGGCCAGGAGGCTGCCGATCGCCAGCCCGGCCATGAACGCGGCCAGGACCGTGCTGGCCGCGTAGACCGTCACGCCGAACACCAGTGACAACCGTCGCAACCAGAGCACCTGGTAAACGAGGCCCGCGATTCCGGAAAAGAAGAAGAGGGCGAAGACCGCTCGCCGGTTGGACATCCCTTGCCGATTCTACCTTGTCCGTTCAGTCTCGCTATAATCGGGA
Encoded here:
- a CDS encoding HAD family hydrolase, whose protein sequence is MIDTVFLDAGGVLCHPSWTRVAAALVGYGAPVTAAALAAAEQRATHELDQASVIAATDDRSRGWLYFNLVLQHAGVTQSAATDAALAELREYHKAENLWEHVEPDVEPALAALRERGLRLVVVSNANGRLRHLFDRLQLTRWFDHLLDSHEWGVEKPDPQLFHLALQQARAEPGRTVHVGDLYHVDVIGARRAGLRDAVLFDMAGLYGGVDCPRVSSFAGLVEWLDTTRGNQTLNRVP
- a CDS encoding fused MFS/spermidine synthase is translated as MSNRRAVFALFFFSGIAGLVYQVLWLRRLSLVFGVTVYAASTVLAAFMAGLAIGSLLAGYVLRRRIPPLLAFGAAEILIGVTGFASPYLLSAASALYGALQAAAPESLGLLTVARLASSLAILVVPTALMGMTLPLLSASVAATNAPIASRISLLYAVNTTGAMVGTVLTGFLLIPAIGVQRAFMTAAAVNIAVGILALWAGRGHGPAWRPETASEAQASPALARVPLLLAAVVAISGFASLGLEILWFRLMLQFVVATTEAFTAMLATVLFGIAMGGFLAARILRTGARATMWLAVVQAATGLATVASMSFLLWTIAAGWKTTGLWAAVLIAILPAAIAMGVGFPLALGLATGKAAGGHDRAAIGRRVGVMYALNVAGAIAGSLAAGFLLLPWLGAQQALIAMAALFVASGLMVAARGGRGALLAVALIVIAFVPVARGMADPFTVAIDRRYGNTMSELWRDEGPQTAVSVRANLFQRVLYLDGLHQANDQPPMVELHRAIGHLPMVLHGSPRDVLVVGMGGGATPGAVSQYPEAEVLVVELSESVRRAAPFFAHVNYDLLERPNVTIRIDDGRNFLSLTNRRFDVITADIIQPGHAGAGHVYSREYFELVRSALTDDGLVLQWIGHRPSIEYGLIMRTFLAVFPDATLWYDGNFMIGSRTPLTIAPDRFERLRSTAETRAALDAVGLTSFAALRSWYTASAVEMQALIGPGPVLTDDRPLVEYQHWLPPASEQPPLDLSSVKGDVNRIISGGGR